The following coding sequences lie in one Miscanthus floridulus cultivar M001 chromosome 9, ASM1932011v1, whole genome shotgun sequence genomic window:
- the LOC136483388 gene encoding uncharacterized protein: MAMAARAALLRSVATKMARAPPRLPSALDHHGRLPTSSGGLWLSRFSTSTGGAMPPPANLRGPPTYNKKVPSGNGWDCFKGGIINAAPMAAYCMVFGGFTFIYFYVIPTLDRIDAKLDAFNKEMKQQRNERRHAALDSMGSQIEARDVVGEFSKGQRIQASGKEHL, encoded by the exons ATGGCAATGGCAGCACGAGCAGCGCTCCTTCGTTCTGTGGCCACCAAGATGGCCCGCGCACCGCCTCGCCTTCCATCTGCACTAGATCATCATGGCCGCCTTCCAACCAGCTCCGGTGGCCTATGGCTTTCAAGATTCTCTACATCTACTGGTGGTGCCATGCCGCCGCCAGCCAACCTCAGG GGTCCTCCAACTTATAACAAGAAAGTTCCCAGTGGCAATGGGTGGGACTG TTTTAAAGGCGGAATCATAAATGCTGCACCCATGGCAGCTTACTGTATGGTGTTCGGTGGCTTCACATTTATATATTTTTATGTCATTCCGACACTGGACCGTATAGACGCCAAATTGGACGCTTTTAATAAAGAGATGAAGCAGCAACGAAATGAAAGGAGACATGCAGCTCTGGATTCCATGGGAAGTCAGATTGAAGCTAGAGATGTAGTGGGCGAGTTTTCGAAAGGCCAAAGGATACAAGCATCAG GTAAGGAGCATCTGTGA